tactttcacacatacataactatatcgacaatcgtaggctcagaaaacataaatttcatggctgacattttaaacccacgtaaaaacatatatacataaataacacatagtcatttttaattcataaaaaacctaatttaatatataaatttcccccttaccttgtttcttgaactacgccaacaaggaccctgaaaagatgcctgcggcgctcacccgaaccctgaaattaaattcctaatttcaataaattattcctgaataaaatattatttaaatatttcctagggttataattcctaaataaataaataataatactcttaaatatactcaaattgccaaaattttcaaatcccactctcgctttggagtatggcttagaaaaccccaattgaaaaattacctacgccaaaatgacaacATCGACGATTAGGACCtagtggtggtgcctgatcgttaatttaaccgcatattaacagcaaaattgagaaaataggaaaatattacctttccccaggagtagtgcctaagccgttcccatgaaaaatctactcTAGTAAAAATGttggcagcggaaccaggattctaACGGCACCTTCTTTTTcctgatccgtcgcaaactcatcaaaaaattgagagaaggagagagacagagacggagaGGCGCGGCACGCAAAAAATtttccgggggggggggggaggcatGCCTGACTCcagcttcttctccttcttctttcttcttcttctttcttctctcttctttcttctgtcagttactttatatatatatatatatatatatttctcttatttcaattagtttgttttttttttaaatccaatgtaataaaattttaatttaattactaattatttaatttatctttatttaatttaatttcttaaattaacaattttttttattctttttcccatgtcattccttttatttatttatctgttattttatttatttattttttccaaattattttaatccgtttaaatttttgggtctttacattaaACAATGTGATAtcccatggatgaaaggcttaaaagattagatgttactacccatattaacaAGGTGTACTTTCCTTTTCAAgagttttcccataagaactccatagttaagcgtgcttggcttaaagcaatcttgggatgggtgaccacctgggatgTTTTCTCAGGAAGtttgtgagtgaggaaaaaacacactgaaaagaacacgtgttggtttgtggggccagtcattagtccgataaagcccaccccttgttgtctggtccaggtggaggaggagagatgcagtgctccttgGCAAACCCAGGTTgaggcgttacaaatggtatcagagccaacacccagtcgAAAATGTGATgaaattcacatcgcctgggtttggaaatgtgggtttgcaacgaggacgttgcattctataagtgggggagaatgtgataccccatggatgaaagacttaaaagattagatattactactcatatcaacaaggtgcaccttccttttcaggagctttcccataagaatttcatagttaagcgtgtttggcttTGAGCAATCTTAGGAtaggtgaccacctgggaagttttctcaggaagtgtgtgagtgaggacaaaacacattgaaaagaacacgtgttggtttgtaaggccagtcattagtccgataaggtccacccccttgttgtctggtccagctggaggaggagagatgcagtgctccttggcagacccaaGTTGAGGCGTTACAACTAGGGCcctcacctttcttagcaagccgtCAAGCGAAGAGTTTGTTTGACCCAAACGTAAgatgttctattagcataaatatttctaatatcataatacattattctttctgtcattattcaaccattcacatatgttcatgttcataactttaacattgcattacatttcactttaagtgactgtttcccattttcatcgttcacatttcacatttcattcctgtcacgccccgaaccccgaaatgggacccagaggtgaaaatgtaacctaacctgtccatatatcatacaaatcatcacagatacagtacaaaggatgagggtccgaccccgtggggttcccaggcaccctaaacacatccaaagaTACACcatcatatacgtagcggaaaaaggttatctatatacacgtatgcagtaccataccagagtctatacaagagtagaacatgaccctaacaaaacgtacaaactgggtgcccaacacatcccaaaatggcaacccttCAAAATacagtcttagcacttacccaagagctaaacgcagtacaccaaccactatgctccctacactaggacgctagttccgatttctcgaaggacctgtaaaaatgtacgtacagaaggggtgagacacctctcagtaaggaagaacacatattatatcggtgtgtggcatttgagtgttatcatgatgcaacatacacgcaattaaatgcattccagtactaatctCCACAGTGCACACATGcacccatacacatacatatGATCAGTAatctcagtgtcgtcacaccctttggcccgaagctggtccgcgacaatccggcgttggcctgtagccaacccgcgaagcacggcgccactggcacatggctagtcccagactcccatggcattgtaccggagcataactggtggatccacacccgttggcctgatctgccggaataggctcacgccctcggatataaagccagacactcttgcctacatggcaggcgataaacacacaccctcgaatatagagccggacactcttgcccacatggcaggcGGTAAACACACgccttcggatatagagccggacactctccgTACCTGGAGtcatttcggaaccgcgttcctactagcatttcaacatatcacacacacatgcatactcatataaccaaacaaaccacacccatttggtaatctaaatcatggttttccaaacaaatatagtttaaacaagtcaaagcacgaccatcccaatatcacagtataaatcaacatatacccacgattttcaacaaaaccaaggatgcagcccgtcgccccctttttcccaaaactgtaataatgaaaaacccatagttttttccattagattcccccaaataagtagccaaaaaacacacaggaccgtgaaccacagtttcaccgagtccgacttcaaaaataaccaatataaacatagttccccttaccttttccccgaataacaaatcccgaactctaaggcccctaaacaacgaaccgagttccaaaacctacaaatcacaatacagaatatgctcacaagactaTTAActacaaaactatcggatcagaattgaaaatcgagtcttacctcaattttacgccgaaacccaaaaatctctaaaacgagattccgatccgtagaaacTGTAGAGAATACTttcatgatcctcgtggtaacttcagattctcGATTCCAtaaacgatcggtgaagaaatttagagagagagaaagtagggagaggtttagagagagagagagagagatatttgaagttacttagtgaggaagtaaaggaaattcatatttatagccctttgacccggtccaattcgtcgacgaaatggtgtcttCGTCGAAGAATCTTTtactgacttcatcgacgaatcggtggcctcgtcaacgaatctggcatCTCCGATTTTTccaagactcctcggcttctccttatcgacgagtctctgaattttgtcgacgagaagaacaaaggcttcgttgacgaaataaggcttcgtcgacgaaatttgccaaattcccaatttcgcccctctcttatttatttaacccatttatcacgattcgggttcttacaattccATTGTCACtttattccattttcatttcattcattcgtactacagctgctccttagccgtcatcagttagtccacatagaaatgcactagaatctgctaacacaactccttttagttgtcatcaattagtccacatagaaatgcgctagaatctgctaacacgactcttttcagctgttttacatttacatggttgcattaacatacacaagcagcataattcgtatcatatttcattcttaatgcatTACATACGtagcatgcatctcatacatttaatatatatttgcacgGAACTTacatgtactcatgccacacaatttaggagtaaaattcatacatattcctgtaaaataggccaatcaacttttaatgttcatatactgaaaatatacctttcatttcgtacataattatcctaaaaatattattcactttcattggttcattttcatatatacatagctaaataagcagtcctaagtttagaaaacataatttacatgattgacatttttatacccacatgaaaactcatatacatatataacatagtccatttttatttaattcataaaaaacctaatttaatatataatttccccttacctgacttcctaAACTACGCCGGTAGGATCCTGAAAAATGTCTGTGGCGCTCACTAGaactctaaatcaaaaatctcaatttcattaaattaaccataaataaaatactattttaatatttcctaaggtcataaattccaaataaatagttataccctcaaatataacaaatttacctaatttttcaaatctcactcttgctttggagtgagGCCTAAAAAACTCAAATTGGAAATTACTcacaccaaaatgacgacaatcgcaactaggaccacgtggtggtgcccaaTCGTTAATTTATCagcagatttaaagagaaattgagaaattaggaaaaagttactttaccctaggaatggtgcctacgccactcctacaacaaatccgttctaatagaaatgttggtggcggagttaggaatccaacaacaCCTTCTATTTTTTGATCCGCCGGaaatccgtcgagaaattgagagagagagatggagactaAGGCGAGCGTGAGCAGGAGAGAGTAGGAGAACTGAAGAAGTGAGTGAGACAAGAGAGATTTGAGAGCGTGAATAGAGAGGGCGCAGAAGATTtcaattgaattggatttcaaattgaaatccaattcatttaattcaatcatacatatatatatatatatatatatatatatacctatcatataatttacttaattaattcaattaaataatgtttaattaatttattaattcaattaaataatatttaattagttaattaattaataattaatctaaattttattttattttattattattattatttttcatactattccttttatttgtttatttattattattattattattattttttaattattttaatcatttttaattttctggGTAACTAcaatacatcttgcatgatatgactttaatgctcaagaccatagattgacccaagatcaccttcggtcgattgacgttggatttttgggattaactctaaaaaaaatcatataatgATTATAGGAATCCTTCAAACAATTAAGCTAACAACTCACATTTATAGGGATTTAACTTAAGTCTTTATTTGGGTCAAATTTGGTTTGTGAACAAATTCATTCGACCGAACCTAGGCAATGTAAAATACCTTAGTTGACTGAACTGGGtggaagtcaacagtttgacttcacTCGGTCGACTGTATCTTGTTGAACGTATCTTTctcagtcaaccaaactcacACGTGTCTGACCCCTAACTGTTTGGccaaccgaacttctagttccTTTATGATTGAGTTCACCAAATCATATGAATAACATATTGAATTTCAAATTTAGTTGACCGAATCTCGAACGTTTTCAAAATCACCTTAATTCAGTTGACtatatctgtagttcaaaagtgtctTAGTCGACTGTACTTATCAATATGGTCGATCAGACTTAAAATACAGTCaaccgaatctctcgggttggaattttttaaaagcgctaaaacatcattaacttttaattaaactttttcaaaataccgagcatgtcctcaacgatcataatttttgaaacatttataaataccccctcataactccagattagcaactttgattaactctaaaattctctctaaatatttgttaatcaaatttctcccaaaccaatttttattgctaaaatcttTTCTTTGAGGCAACATCTTGTAAGCAAAACTCTCtaactctcttccactctttcatttcaaaaatactcttgaagagagtatatttatttttgggcatttatttttacatgcttactttcacttattatttatttttgaaaatctttttgagagtatagATTTGGTTTCTttcggttatttctttgataaatatttttgggaagaaaattatttacagtacaaatattttcttaaactTAAATTCTTAGATTcttcaaatattctttatttgtaaaaatatttctaagagaacaataatactcatttttcatatacattttatttgtgcattaattatttagataagtatcatttactctactgagcatatttcatatcatattagaatgCATGTATTTAGAACTTAaacgttgtacatctctgcttgtatttagaagcattttatatgtacaaaaatatttttattgtagcggttgggttcagcccggaattgaagtggggagtctcagccccgtaagtgagaccggttcgattcagcccgaaaattgaactggagagtctcaaccccgtaagtgagacaaagttgggctcaaccttataattgagttggggtttaacTCGactcgtaaggagaggttgtaacggcttctgctccgcccatttaagtgagtaggtttagtggaatcaTTGGGGGGTATGCCAAATGCGGGGACGTATGTTGGTTTGAcaaaacctcaataacaaatatcgtgtgtcactctctccttatctcatttaatttatgccctttaaattcagcatgtgtatgcttgttcatttatgattataattatttgcatgcacacttttatttaattGAGATATGTTGCACGTATATGTTCACACTCATAtcttaatcatttttcatacacatcattatattgaATGAGACATGATATGTAGTGAATTGgcaaaacatttaaattagtcaaaaaattttaaaatcaattcaccctcctcttggatcacaccaattccaacatcagAAGTAAATTTTTCAACAATCCCCAAACAACAGTGATTATATAACCAATTATCAGTTATATGCATATGCATTGAACCCTCCAACTTTGTGATCATTGCTtacccatttatttatttatcttttatggATAAGgacataaatttaatatttttggttTGTTTGTCTTTATATCGGTTCATCCCTAGCAATTTTCGATAGTTATGGGCAAAAATTTTGATAGTTTAAGAGAAGAGTATacgtaaaaaataaaactaatgaTATATTTTTGCAGAACGTATTTGTTAATTTACTAATTTACTCAATTAAGAAATTATATTAATTACAATGTTATGAAAGAAAGATGAATTTATAGagcaatatattttaaaaaaaaagaagctaaACTTTGCCTTTAATTAGTAGCTCGGAGAACTTGTTAGGCATGTGCAATTATTGCACATGATTTAatcttcaaattttaaaaatttatgaaactttatataattagtaattataaactattttaaAGAGTTACAAATATAAGTGGACAATATTTGTGCAATTATTTTATAAACTTGATATAATTttataacttgaatgatcaaagaCAACTGTAAAATAAATAAGACAAGAAGCTAGCATTAGAGGAGAGAAAAAACATGTGGCATGATAAAGAGGAAATTTACTTTTAGAAGTCCATAACTACAATCAAAAGAAGCAAGAGCATGTGATGTATTGGAGGGAGAAAGACTAAGAAGTGCAAATAACAAAAGAAGACTAAAGCAAAAGTAGTTAAAAACACATATAACAACAAAAGTAAAAATAGTTCCCCCTATAATATCTAATGAGCTTATTATGTTAACTTGATTGAGTATGCGCTCATACTTTTAACTTATATCGGAAATGTGAGAACAAAAAAACAATAACTTTACGAACATTATCGAGTGGTATAACCAAGAATTTTACTTTTGGCAAATGTCTATGCAAAAATATCGAAAAAGAagggcaaaatattttattagggtttaggAGTAAATTAATACTTTATATTATAAACACGACAATGGTAGCTTTAGGGTGTTAAGTACATTTTCCTACCTAATGTATCATTTATGGCATATTATATTTTCTTGAAGAATGAAATTTAAGCTACAAAAACTACAACCATAAATGCTAAATGCtatgatctttgatttaattTTCAGTGGTATAGCCTAATCTCTAATGTTAATTACATTAAACAATTGAAACTATTCAAAATTACAGGGATCCCAACTAAAACATCGAAGAGAAAAATCAAACTTAAACTATTCAAAATAAATTGGAGGATTGAGAAGATAGTTAAAAGTCAAAATATAATTCTACCATTACTTATTTATGAGTAAATTGCACCAAAGGGGATTAGACTTttacattgtttttttttttttttttaatcgcCTTGAAGCTATCATCATACAATTAATTAGAAAAGATCTTAATATGGATTACATAGCAATTAAAACAACTACgtctaatttaaatttttatttcattcttatttatgggctacactttttttttttaatgaaatataaCATAGATGACATATCAATAAAAGCAACTATTCGTTCTTATTTATAAACTAcacattttcttttcattttcttttctcatGCAGATAATCGcaataaattatttacaaaagTCCGAaacttaaaacttaaaaaaaaaaaaaaaaaaaaaaggtaaaactTAACGTCGTGTCATTCATATCAAATTTTTTATAAGGTCTTACTCcaatattaaaaaataagcaaACAAATGAAAGAGCAATTTTGGAgtgaaaatgaactaaataatagtaatgacatttattttatcaaataaaattaaaattttaaataaataaataaatggtagaaattaaatttattttattttatttttagataagaaAAGACGGGTGGTctcaaaaagtaaaaaagaaTAGGAGAAAGGGTGGATGGTTCAGGGGAGCGTGAAAAAGGAAACGTGGACTTAACTACTGCGCCTCCAAGCCGCCAATGATTGGGGGAATTGCTTCCGCTTTTCCAAAATGGAAATTCCACGAGCGcaaaaaaacaaaatcaaaatcatTCATTCATCGCCTCAATCCTCcgtattttcttcttcttcccttttcGATTCCAAACTGCAGTTATAGAAACATTGGGCGATTTTTCTCCTGAAGCTTCTCCTTCAAATGTTTGTATGGGGGCTCGGAATGGAAATGGAATGTACTTGAAAATTGACGTTTCGCTTATCGGCGGGATGAATATCGATAAAGgcgagagggagaaagagagataaACAGGGAATATCGAATCCTTTTTCGGATCCTCTTGTCGGTACTATCGCTTCTTCTTCTTCGAGCATTGTGGAAATTTTGGATTGAGTGTACAATTAATTAAGCAAATAATCATAGATTGATTTCAAATTTATccataaattaattaaattctcaGAATTTATACCTCGCGGCGTCATTCAAGGAGAAACGgtaattttcttgaattttcctAAAGTTTTGTTCATTTCCTGAaatcaaagcaattcaaatagttcatgataaatatatatatatgtggccGATATAGGTCTGTTACCTTCGGTTTTTCAGCTCCCTTTTACCGTCATTTCGTTTGATCAGCAATGGCTGCAATCGCCGCTGGCGTGGAGTCTCAGTTGTCTCAGCACACTCCTCTGAGCGAAGACGAGTTCGCGAAGTGCCACTGCTGCGGGTTGACGGAGGAGTGCACGCCGGAGTACATCGCGCGCGTGCGCGAGCGGTATCAGGGCCGTTGGATTTGCGGACTCTGCGCCGAGGCGATCGAAGTCGAGATTCTGAGGTCGGAGGGGATGATCGGCGCCGAAGAAGCACTGGATCGGCACATTAACTTCTGCAAGCAGTTTGAGTCATCAAGCCCGCCGTCTAGACCGACGGAGGACCTGATCTCCGCCGTGAAACAACTACTCCTCCGAAGCCTGGATTCTCCGAGAGCAGTTAGGTCTACTCCCTCTAGTCCTCCGGCGAAGGTTTGCGACACGCGGCCTCTTCTCCGATCAGAGAGCTGTTACTCAACTCTGGATGGCTGAATTGAAGTAGTACTACCATCTAATCGGGAGAATTTCAACTACGAAGATTTTGACTGCCCCGCGGCCGCAAGGGAAAGTGGAGTTGTTGATGAAGGAATGAATGATTGAAGCAGGAAGCTAGCTCTAGGGCTAGGCTAACTTAGGTAAGGTTCAATCTAATGTCTAAATGCTTCTTCAAGTTATATTCCAATCTCTGCTATTGACTTTGACAGAATGACATGAATGGAGGTCGAAGGAATCTGCCTTTGGCACTCCaattcttcttctccttctccttctccttctccttcttcttccagGAAGTTGATTGAATTGGACTAGCTTCTCTGATCATATCAAAATAGAACGAATCACATTATTGGTTTGAATAATATCTTTAAatcgaaaatatttttttgtcaaattgATGAACAAATAAATAATGGATATACTAACACACAATTTTCTCTGCAATTACAATCACATATAAACATATGTACATTTTTAGGAAGATtaataattttcaatttgttttttcTCCCATTGTCTTATATTGTCCTCTTTTTACATATTGgtagttaaaaattaaaaatttaaagatATTCTTTCCTTATTCTCTCCATACTCTTACATGAAACTTATCAAAAATTGTCCATACTCTTACATCCATCCATCAAGCTAGTGTGATACGATGGATCCCTCCGAGGTGGTTATGGGGCTCCTTAACCCTACTTTGACTCTATTATATTATTGTGTTTGAGTACGATGCATAAAGTCTTATTCAATCTAAGTTTTTGTTTTAATCTAATGTCATGTTTGATTTAATTAGTGAAAATACTTTAAAAATCTTctaaattttgtaatttttttcttGAAGTATCTAAattagaaagtttaataaaattatgtttttaattccattttaTACATTAAGTATGCCGACAAAAATCATGTGTTAACCATTAAAATGTGttaggaagtttttttttttttttttttaaattgagcaTAAATTATAAGTAGCAATTGGAGAAGGGAACGATAGGGGATGGTGCCCTCCCTTAATCTAATTTAGACCCTATTCTACTAATTAATTGTATATGTACATGATGATGAAGtgttattttttctaatttttcattttaattcaatgttATGTTTGATTCACAAAATGAAACAAtgtagaaattaaattaaattaaattaaattaaaaagttaaattttttttatgtaaatcaAGTTATAGTTTTGACTTCGTTTCGTTTATAAATATAGTAAATTTTAATCCTAAACTAATCAATATAGAAATTTCATGTCTCATTTAGATCCCTTATCATTTTATTTAATAGTTACAGTACAATTAAGCGATTGATGATTCTATTTTATCATCAATCCAATCACTATTAACGATgaatttttggattttggatCCAAATAACACGAGACGATATCTTACAAACTAATGGATGTAAACAGATAGCACATATTTAAATAGAT
This genomic stretch from Malania oleifera isolate guangnan ecotype guangnan chromosome 3, ASM2987363v1, whole genome shotgun sequence harbors:
- the LOC131150802 gene encoding uncharacterized protein LOC131150802, producing MAAIAAGVESQLSQHTPLSEDEFAKCHCCGLTEECTPEYIARVRERYQGRWICGLCAEAIEVEILRSEGMIGAEEALDRHINFCKQFESSSPPSRPTEDLISAVKQLLLRSLDSPRAVRSTPSSPPAKVCDTRPLLRSESCYSTLDG